The Gemmatimonadaceae bacterium nucleotide sequence AGCTCCTTCCCCCAGCTTCGCTGGGGGAAGGTTGGGATGGGGGCAGACTACTTCACCTGCAGCCCCGCCCGCCCGGCGAAGTGACGAGCGAGCGCAGCAATATCGTCGTCCGTCAGATCGGCCGCTTGCGGCTGCATCACGGCGTGCACCCGAGTGCCGCCACGGTACTCGCGCAGCACCTGCTCGAGATAGTTCACCTTCTGCCCCGCGATGCGTGGCACGTCGGGCGACACCGCATCGCGGCCGTCGGCACCGTGACACGCCGCGCAGCGTTCTGACGAACGCGGCCCAGCTGCGCCTTCAGTCGCGGGCGCCAGCGGCTCCGCATACCACGCTGCGAAGTTCTTCAGGTCCTGCAGCGACCATGCTTTCGCGACGTCGCGCATGGTGGCGTGGGTGCGCACGCCATCCTGGTAGGCGATCATCGCTGCCACGAAGTACGCCGGGCTCTGGCCGCCGAGGCTCGGCACGCTCTTCATTGCGGTTTGCCCGTGGCAGCCGTTGCAAGTGACGGTCTTGCGCTTGCCGGCGGCGGGATCGCCCTCCGCGGCAAGCGCGTGTCCTGCGGTCAGCGCCAGCGCGAACATACCGGCATGCAGGACAATGTCGATGCAGCGGCTCGTGGATGCTTTCATCGGGATCGTCTCCGTATCGAAGGTTCAGGCGGCGGCCGGGAAGATGCGGCCATCGCGTTTCACGATGGCCCCGCTGCGCGCCAGGTCCTCGAAGAGCTGTCGGGCGAGTTCTTCGTAGCCCAGGTGGAACCAGGTGCGGTCGTACTCGCGGTACAACGGAATCGTGGCCAGATAGTCGGCCAAGGTCGCCGCCTCGAGGCTGCCGACGTCCATCAGCGCGAACGAGAGCATGACCTTCAATATGTAGCGCGCCAGCTTGGTCTCGTCCGCCTCGAACGCCGCGATCCGCCCCAGGCAGAAGTCGATGGACGCATCGATTTCGGTGAACGGCGTGCCGTGGCCTGGGATCACGATGCGTGGCCCGAGTGCGCGGATGGCTTCCAGAGTGGATCGCGCCGCCGCGAGCCGCTCGCGCCAACCCTCGCCCGGCAACACGATGCCGAAGCCACGCTGCCACAGCGCATCGCCCGAGACGAGAATGCGTTCGGGGGCGTTCCAGAACATCAGCGCGCCCATGTCATGACCGGGCGCGGCGATCGCTTCCCACTCGTAGCCACCCATGGCGAGCGTATCGCCGGGGCGGATAATCGCATCGAACCGAAAACGCTCCGCGCGCTGGCCGGCGTAGTCGATCCACAGCGCCCGCGTGTCCCAGGCCTCGATCAAGGGTGCTTCGCCTTCCGGAATCCAGATCGAGCAACCGAAGGCGCGCTGCACGGCGGCGTTGCCGCCCATGTGGTCGGAGTGGCAGTGCGTGTTGACGAGGCGGTGCAGCGGGCGGTCGCCGAGGCGTTCGCGCACGAGGCGGATGGTGGTGTCGGCGTGAGTGACGTAGCCGGCGTCGATCAGCACGTTCTCATCCGGACCCAGGAAGAGGACGTGGTTGGCGTTGAGCCAGTCGCGGACGATGACGTTTATGGAAGTTGGCAGCATGGGTTCTGGTGAATGCTGCGGCCCCCACCCCAACCCTCCCCCAGCTGTGCTGGGGGAGGGAGTCGTACACCCCCTCCCCCGACTTCGTCGGGGGAGGGCTGGGGTGGGGGCAGACGATGCTTGTTCACGCGAGCTATCGAACAGAACTACTCAGCTTCGCAGCGCCTCCAACCCCTTCCAATCGAACACGATCCCGTGCCCGGGCCGGTCCGGCGCGATCGCGAACCCCTCTTCGATCTTCAGCGGATCCGCGATGTATTTATCGAGCCCGAACCCGTGCGCTTCCAGGTAGCTGCGGTTCGGGCACGCCGCGAGGCAGTGCACCGTGATGTCGTGCGCACCGTGGGACGTGACCGGCAGGTTCGCCGCTTCGGCGAGGCGGGCGACTTTCATGAATCCGGTGACGCCTCCGACCACCGTCACGTCCGGTTCGGGAAACGTGACACCACCCGCGTGGATCATGTTCTGGAATTCGTGCAACGTGTGCATGTTCTCGCCGGTCGCCACCGGCAACCCGCCTTCACGCACGATGCGCACGTGGCCGGCGATGTCGTCCGGGATGGTGGGTTCTTCCAGCCACACCAGTTGCGACGACTGCATTGCCCGTGCCGCCCGGATCGCCTCGTCCGCGCTCCAGCGCATGTTGGCGTCCACCATCAAGGGGAAATCCGCGCCGAGGTGCTTGCGCATTGCCTGCACCCGCGCGACGTCTTCGGATAGCTTGGGCCTGCCGACTTTCATCTTTATCGCGCGAAAGCCCTTCTTGAGGTTGCCGTCGGTCTGGGCCAGCAAGGCGTCGAGCGTGAACCACAGGTCGATGCCGCCTGCGTAGCAGG carries:
- a CDS encoding mandelate racemase/muconate lactonizing enzyme family protein, with translation LRSDLYRIPLPVTLTDSTHGEMTHFELITARVVDNDGVEGVGYTYTVGTNGSAIHATIAKDLTSALVGERADLIEALWQKMWWRIHYGGRGGAATMAIAAIDIALWDLKAKRFNVPLWTLLGGFDARVPCYAGGIDLWFTLDALLAQTDGNLKKGFRAIKMKVGRPKLSEDVARVQAMRKHLGADFPLMVDANMRWSADEAIRAARAMQSSQLVWLEEPTIPDDIAGHVRIVREGGLPVATGENMHTLHEFQNMIHAGGVTFPEPDVTVVGGVTGFMKVARLAEAANLPVTSHGAHDITVHCLAACPNRSYLEAHGFGLDKYIADPLKIEEGFAIAPDRPGHGIVFDWKGLEALRS
- a CDS encoding MBL fold metallo-hydrolase; translation: MLPTSINVIVRDWLNANHVLFLGPDENVLIDAGYVTHADTTIRLVRERLGDRPLHRLVNTHCHSDHMGGNAAVQRAFGCSIWIPEGEAPLIEAWDTRALWIDYAGQRAERFRFDAIIRPGDTLAMGGYEWEAIAAPGHDMGALMFWNAPERILVSGDALWQRGFGIVLPGEGWRERLAAARSTLEAIRALGPRIVIPGHGTPFTEIDASIDFCLGRIAAFEADETKLARYILKVMLSFALMDVGSLEAATLADYLATIPLYREYDRTWFHLGYEELARQLFEDLARSGAIVKRDGRIFPAAA
- a CDS encoding c-type cytochrome — encoded protein: MKASTSRCIDIVLHAGMFALALTAGHALAAEGDPAAGKRKTVTCNGCHGQTAMKSVPSLGGQSPAYFVAAMIAYQDGVRTHATMRDVAKAWSLQDLKNFAAWYAEPLAPATEGAAGPRSSERCAACHGADGRDAVSPDVPRIAGQKVNYLEQVLREYRGGTRVHAVMQPQAADLTDDDIAALARHFAGRAGLQVK